One Paramisgurnus dabryanus chromosome 8, PD_genome_1.1, whole genome shotgun sequence DNA window includes the following coding sequences:
- the LOC135771890 gene encoding interferon-inducible GTPase 5-like — protein MADVLRSLNLLETLKDSIEKNNISDIRDAMEDMLISRINIAVAGDRSAEKASFINSLRGLGQNDEGAACVPPSAAPEELAVFLNPKHPDFWLWDLPSIPSDSCFEAEKYIERFKILRYNAVIITFTESPSVNSVAVWREARSLQKETLYFVLLASMKDTEKTLEMKKIASLEVLKAEGVPLPKVFLVYPFALEKLDFSKFLEVMRGDLPEIRAHALLLALPAFSNSLIHQKKDAFKALVWAAASLSGGVSAIPVPLMASMVDATVALRILMKAQISLCLDDDSLLRLARQRGLDPSRLKGLRTCALSVEVSKSEVKRRLAEAEKETSTASKRLVELAMPRHTRSVSRSFMVMLQALNTAIDDMGADAEKVVAMVTDGSPF, from the coding sequence ATGGCTGATGTGTTAAGGAGTCTTAACCTTTTAGAAACCCTTAAGGATTCCATAGAAAAGAACAATATTTCAGATATAAGAGATGCCATGGAGGACATGCTGATCAGCAGAATAAACATTGCGGTGGCAGGTGACCGAAGTGCTGAAAAAGCCTCTTTTATCAACTCACTTCGAGGACTCGGGCAGAATGATGAAGGAGCGGCCTGTGTTCCACCTTCTGCTGCCCCAGAGGAACTAGCTGTGTTTCTGAATCCCAAGCATCCAGATTTTTGGCTCTGGGATCTGCCATCTATTCCCAGCGACTCATGTTTCGAGGCAGAGAAATATATAGAGCGCTTTAAAATTTTGCGGTACAATGCCGTCATTATCACATTCACAGAGAGTCCCAGCGTGAACAGTGTGGCAGTGTGGAGGGAAGCTCGGTCGTTGCAAAAAGAGACGCTGTACTTTGTCTTATTAGCATCTATGAAGGATACAGAGAAAACATTGGAAATGAAAAAGATAGCAAGTCTGGAAGTGCTCAAGGCTGAAGGCGTTCCACTCCCAAAAGTATTCCTAGTTTACCCGTTTGCTTTGGAAAAGTTGGACTTTTCAAAGTTTTTAGAGGTGATGCGTGGCGACCTTCCAGAAATCAGGGCACATGCTCTCCTTCTGGCCCTGCCTGCTTTCTCCAACTCATTGATCCACCAGAAGAAAGACGCCTTCAAGGCACTTGTATGGGCAGCGGCATCTTTATCTGGTGGGGTTTCTGCCATTCCTGTGCCCCTGATGGCCTCCATGGTGGACGCTACTGTGGCTTTACGGATTTTGATGAAGGCTCAGATATCGCTTTGTCTGGATGATGATTCTCTGCTGCGACTGGCAAGGCAGCGAGGTCTCGACCCATCCAGGCTAAAGGGTCTGAGGACTTGTGCGCTTTCTGTTGAGGTCAGCAAGAGTGAAGTTAAAAGACGACTCGCAGAGGCAGAGAAGGAAACCAGTACTGCTTCAAAAAGACTTGTGGAGCTAGCCATGCCAAGACACACCAGGTCCGTTAGTCGATCTTTTATGGTTATGCTGCAGGCTCTCAACACCGCTATTGATGACATGGGTGCTGATGCTGAGAaagtggttgctatggtaacagaTGGATCACCCTTTTGA